The following coding sequences lie in one Camelus bactrianus isolate YW-2024 breed Bactrian camel chromosome 8, ASM4877302v1, whole genome shotgun sequence genomic window:
- the AKAP12 gene encoding A-kinase anchor protein 12 isoform X2, with protein sequence MLGIMTVTVGQRESEDVSERDSDKEMAANSAVVPDVKEGQEEMPEIMEQIPASESNLEELTQTAEPQANDVGFKKVFKFVGFKFTVKKDKTEKSDTVQLLTVKKDEAEGAGGSDGAGDHPEPSRETGEASTPKESELKQSTEKPEGTPGSEETHTEVSPQAESGPAAEEGKDEGEEKQEKEPVKSPDSPTSPVASETASPFKKFFTQGWAGWRKKTSFRKPREDELEASEKKKEQEPEKADAEEQEKPEEPSEKLAASEQPQPQEAPEPAQDARLSAEYEKVELPLEDQAQAPPEEKPAPLATEVFDEKVEIVAEVHVSTAEKETEEQQAQVEEAVESSPPETHAELPEAEPTEEPPKTEEDAGVLGGDLSQPAAPSEDGKAPSTPPEGTVSEVEMLSSQERIKVQGSPLKKLFTSSGLKKLSGKKHKGKRGGGDEESGEQHPSSADSPDSPEEPKGESSASSPEEPEEITCLEKGVADVPPDAEAEEGTTSDGEKKREGVTPWASFKKMVTPKKRVRRLSESDKEDEVDKVDKVKSATLSSTESAASEMQEEVKGNGEEQKPEESKRRVDTSVSWEALICVGSSKKRARKASSSDEEGGPKALGGDSQKPEEAGRDKEAGPDALPPQVQDQGPGASSPEQAGSPSEGEGVSTWESFKRLVTSRKKSKSKLEEKSEDSVAGSGVEPPASDAEPGKEESWVSIRKFIPGRRKKRSDGKQEQAAAEDTGPTEGNEDDSDVPAVVPLSEYDAAEREKTEAQQAEKSGEQPEQRELGKSVVYPVTGAVVDGARAVSSIEERAPSWISASVTEPLEESEDEAKAPTGEVFEREVAEEEASPIVSKTLPGSQEAGDDTLVSEVELMSEAVMAAEATEEATEASGAEETADMVSAVSRLTESPDTTEEATPVQEVEVPDIEDQERRTQEVLQAVAEKVREESQLPDGRGPEDTIQTTHKVESKIPEEVGEAEEDTHRLNLEEEMEVVSKVHVQETDTEALTLGKGIGQATPESLGKVSPGTESAESSELTTTEMVVGVKSETVPEQAVAPDSAETLTESETNGGTPVAEFEAPNIMEQDKIMEIHEDREVASGTQSQVMDDGAVPVLKEMPPAPSSFQSQEDKHSKVEEVLEHTDKEVSVETVHVLSKTEVIQEAGGCADEQGGDEPFVEGPAASADTEVTVGQKQVTEVALEDEVPKEAEFQKGDNIELQSHAKSLPTPVESEMVVHVGREKMEAKPTQVSEESLEQQPAVTVCEELSKQLVQEVTVTVIDGEKEVIRFEESSSLPVQEEVARVEIQVQSSEASLALTAAAVEEKFLGEAIKVIETAETLESADAPSVPEETSSEKDDDLPAQLAEDVVPTRTESQAESTPVIVSVTPEEGIHADLQGDESTSQKRESDEGSEQVGCQEVRVSGTREEDLKAENEVLELETEGSKLVQNVIQAVVDQLGSTEETATDFQIQTLLTETHSQEAGQKIEKEESKLQASGVDEMQTIAAEEESALSTEEPTHPDVSKDVNEALEQMVAMKVESSRVNDQQLEEVTHPTEDEREAPGTASLPEDNGGAGVGERTEKSPLESQEDGEGGAVDDPGNQSSALEDAEATRGSTRESPDTNGPKLKEKGDGQEVKLQEEKVQSKSEKEIKTQTQEETQNQEGEPGTPEPTES encoded by the coding sequence TTGGACAGAGAGAGTCTGAAGATGTGAGTGAAAGAGATTCAGACAAAGAGATGGCTGCTAACTCCGCAGTTGTTCCAGACgtgaaggaggggcaggaggaaatgCCTGAGATAATGGAACAGATCCCTGCCTCCGAAAGCAATTTAGAGGAGCTGACACAGACCGCTGAGCCCCAGGCTAACGATGTGGGATTTAAGAAGGTGTTTAAGTTTGTCGGCTTCAAGTTCACTGTGAAAAAGGACAAGACCGAGAAGTCTGACACTGTCCAGCTCCTCACCGTCAAAAAGGATGAAGCTGAAGGGGCAGGAGGCTCCGACGGGGCTGGTGACCATCCGGAGCCCAGCCGGGAGACAGGGGAGGCCTCAACCCCCAAAGAAAGTGAACTGAAACAGTCCACAGAGAAACCCGAAGGGACGCCCGGAAGCGAGGAGACCCACACAGAAGTCTCTCCCCAAGCTGAGTCTGGCCCAGCAGCCgaggaaggaaaagatgaaggggaagaaaaacaagaaaaagaacctGTGAAATCTCCAGACTCTCCGACTAGTCCAGTGGCCAGCGAAACGGCATCACCCTTCAAAAAATTCTTCACTCAAGGTTGGGCTGGCTGGCGGAAAAAGACCAGTTTTAGGAAGCCTAGGGAGGATGAGCTGGAGGCCTcggagaagaaaaaggaacaagaGCCGGAAAAAGCCGACGCAGAAGAACAGGAAAAGCCGGAAGAGCCCTCCGAGAAGCTGGCAGCTTCTGAGCAGCCGCAACCACAGGAGGCCCCCGAGCCGGCCCAGGATGCCAGGTTGTCGGCAGAATATGAAAAAGTGGAGCTGCCCCTCGAAGACCAAGCGCAGGCCCCTCCCGAAGAGAAACCCGCCCCTTTAGCAACAGAAGTGTTCGATGAAAAAGTCGAGATTGTCGCCGAAGTCCATGTCAGCACTGCGGAGAAGGAAACGGAGGAGCAGCAGGCCCAGGTAGAAGAAGCAGTAGAATCCTCGCCTCCTGAAACCCACGCTGAACTTCCGGAAGCCGAGCCCACGGAGGAGCCGCCGAAGACGGAGGAAGATGCGGGTGTCCTCGGCGGGGACCTCTCCCAGCCGGCAGCACCCAGCGAGGATGGGAAGGCGCCGTCCACACCCCCCGAGGGCACTGTAAGCGAGGTGGAAATGCTGTCATCACAAGAGAGAATTAAGGTGCAAGGAAGCCCTTTAAAGAAACTGTTCACTAGCAGTGGCTTAAAAAAGCTTTCTGGAAAGAAACACAAAGGGAAGAGAGGCGGAGGAGATGAGGAGTCAGGGGAGCAGCACCCAAGTTCGGCAGATTCCCCGGACAGTCCTGAGGAACCGAAGGGCGAGAGCTCGGCTTCGTCCCCCGAGGAGCCCGAGGAGATCACGTGTCTGGAGAAGGGCGTGGCCGACGTGCCCCCGGACGCAGAGGCGGAGGAAGGGACCACTTCGGacggagagaaaaagagggaaggtGTCACCCCCTGGGCATCTTTCAAAAAGATGGTGACGCCCAAGAAACGGGTGAGAAGGCTCTCTGAAAGTGATAAGGAGGACGAGGTGGACAAGGTGGACAAGGTCAAGAGCGCCACCCTGTCTTCCACGGAGAGCGCAGCCtcggaaatgcaggaagaggtGAAAGGGAACGGGGAGGAGCAGAAGCCGGAAGAGTCGAAGCGCAGGGTTGACACCTCGGTGTCCTGGGAAGCGTTAATTTGTGTGGGGTCATCCAAGAAAAGAGCAAGAAAAGCCTCTTCCTCCGACGAGGAAGGGGGCCCCAAAGCCCTGGGAGGAGACAGCCAGAAACCAGAGGAAGCAGGAAGAGACAAAGAGGCGGGGCCAGACGCGCTCCCGCCCCAAGTCCAGGATCAAGGACCAGGAGCTTCCTCCCCCGAGCAGGCCGGCAGCCCCTCCGAAGGGGAGGGAGTTTCCACCTGGGAGTCCTTTAAAAGATTAGTCACCTCGAGAAAAAAGTCCAAGtcaaaactggaagagaaaagcGAAGACTCGGTAGCTGGATCTGGCGTAGAACCTCCAGCCTCAGATGCTGAACCGGGGAAAGAAGAGTCTTGGGTTTCCATTAGGAAGTTTATTCCCGGACGAAGGAAGAAAAGGTCAGATGGGAAACAGGAGCAAGCCGCGGCTGAAGATACAGGGCCGACGGAGGGCAACGAAGACGATTCCGACGTCCCGGCCGTGGTACCTTTGTCCGAGTACGATGCGGCGGAAAGGGAGAAAACCGAAGCCCAGCAGGCCGAGAAAAGTGGGGAGCAGCCCGAGCAGAGGGAGCTCGGTAAGAGCGTGGTCTACCCGGTGACCGGCGCTGTGGTTGACGGCGCAAGGGCCGTTAGCAGCATCGAAGAAAGGGCGCCTTCTTGGATCTCTGCCTCAGTGACAGAACCTCTTGAAGAATCAGAAGACGAAGCGAAAGCACCAACTGGAGAGGTGTTTGAAAGAGAAGTCGCTGAGGAGGAGGCTTCCCCCATCGTTTCCAAAACTCTGCCGGGGAGCCAGGAGGCTGGTGATGACACGCTCGTCAGTGAGGTGGAACTGATGTCTGAAGCCGTGATGGCCGCAGAAGCTACGGAGGAAGCAACAGAAGCCTCTGGGGCTGAAGAGACCGCCGACATGGTTTCAGCTGTTTCCCGGTTAACCGAATCTCCCGACACCACAGAGGAAGCAACCCCGGTTCAGGAGGTGGAGGTGCCAGACATAGAAGACCAAGAGAGGCGGACTCAGGAGGTGCTGCAGGCAGTTGCAGAAAAAGTTCGAGAAGAATCCCAGCTGCCTGATGGCAGAGGGCCGGAAGACACCATCCAGACAACGCACAAGGTCGAATCAAAAATCCCCGAGGAGGTGGGAGAAGCAGAAGAGGATACTCACAGGCTGAATCTGGAGGAAGAGATGGAGGTTGTCTCGAAAGTACATGTACAGGAAACTGACACTGAGGCTCTGACCCTAGGGAAGGGAATTGGACAGGCCACCCCAGAAAGCTTGGGGAAGGTTTCTCCAGGCACAGAGAGTGCAGAGTCCAGTGAGCTTACAACCACAGAAATGGTGGTTGGGGTAAAATCAGAGACTGTTCCAGAACAGGCTGTTGCTCCTGACTCAGCTGAAACCCTTACGGAGAGTGAGACCAATGGAGGCACCCCAGTAGCAGAGTTTGAAGCTCCAAATATAATGGAGCAGGACAAGATCATGGAAATCCATGAAGACCGGGAGGTTGCATCTGGTACCCAATCCCAGGTCATGGACGATGGGGCAGTTCCTGTGCTGAAAGAGATGCCTCCAGCACCTTCCAGTTTTCAGTCCCAGGAAGACAAACATTCAAAAGTGGAAGAGGTTCTAGAACATACAGATAAAGAGGTATCAGTGGAAACTGTACACGTTCTTTCAAAGACTGAGGTGATTCAGGAGGCTGGAGGATGTGCTGACGAGCAAGGTGGAGACGAACCATTTGTCGAAGGACCTGCAGCGTCTGCTGACACAGAAGTAACAGTCGGTCAGAAACAGGTCACTGAAGTTGCCCTTGAGGACGAAGTTCCCAAAGAAGCTGAGTTTCAAAAAGGTGATAATATTGAACTCCAGAGTCATGCTAAGTCTCTTCCAACCCCAGTGGAGAGTGAGATGGTAGTTCACGTAGGAagggagaaaatggaagcaaAACCCACCCAAGTGAGTGAAGAGAGTCTTGAGCAACAGCCAGCTGTTACCGTCTGTGAAGAGCTCAGTAAGCAGCTGGTGCAGGAGGTTACCGTAACCGTCATAGACGGGGAAAAGGAAGTTATCCGCTTTGAAGAAAGTTCTTCTCTGCCCGTTCAAGAGGAAGTGGCACGTGTGGAAATTCAGGTGCAGAGCTCTGAGGCATCATTAGCTCTAACAGCTGCAGCAGTGGAGGAGAAGTTCTTAGGAGAAGCTATCAAGGTTATAGAAACAGCAGAAACTTTGGAATCTGCAGATGCACCTTCAGTACCAGAAGAAACATCCTCTGAAAAAGATGATGACCTCCCTGCTCAGCTGGCAGAAGACGTAGTGCCCACAAGGACTGAATCTCAGGCAGAATCAACACCGGTGATCGTATCTGTTACCCCCGAAGAGGGCATCCATGCTGACCTCCAAGGCGACGAAAGCACATCACAGAAAAGGGAGTCAGATGAAGGCAGTGAGCAGGTTGGTTGTCAGGAAGTCAGGGTGAGTGGAACAAGAGAGGAAGATTTAAAGGCAGAAAATGAGGTTTTGGAACTTGAGACTGAGGGCAGCAAACTCGTACAGAACGTCATTCAGGCAGTTGTTGACCAGCTGGGAAGTACCGAAGAAACAGCCACCGATTTCCAGATCCAGACTCTACTGACAGAAACCCACAGCCAGGAAGCAGGGCAGAaaattgagaaggaagaaagcaaactTCAGGCCTCTGGAGTGGATGAAATGCAAACCATCGCCGCCGAAGAGGAGTCTGCGCTAAGCACTGAGGAGCCCACACATCCAGATGTTTCCAAAGATGTGAATGAAGCTTTGGAGCAGATGGTAGCCATGAAGGTAGAAAGTTCCAGAGTAAATGACCAGCAGCTTGAAGAGGTGACTCACCCAACTGAGGATGAGAGAGAGGCCCCTGGAACAGCGTCTTTGCCAGAAGACAATGGAGGTGCCGGGGTtggagaaagaacagagaagtCCCCGCTTGAATCCCAGGAAGATGGAGAAGGTGGTGCTGTGGATGACCCTGGGAACCAAAGCTCAGCCCTGGAAGATGCTGAGGCCACCAGGGGCTCAACCAGAGAGTCCCCGGATACAAATGGACCCAAACTGAAAGAGAAGGGAGATGGCCAGGAAGTcaaattacaggaagaaaaagtgCAGAgcaagtcagaaaaagaaatcaaaacacaaaCACAGGAGGAGACACAGAACCAAGAGGGAGAACCAGGAACACCTGAACCCACAGAATCCTAA
- the AKAP12 gene encoding A-kinase anchor protein 12 isoform X1, with protein sequence MGAGSSTEQRSPEQPEAGSVTPAEPEPSGGSSAAEAAPGEPGDTAIAAADPATKLLQKNGQLSTVNGLAEQGELSLQEGAPSGQEEEVTVADVGQRESEDVSERDSDKEMAANSAVVPDVKEGQEEMPEIMEQIPASESNLEELTQTAEPQANDVGFKKVFKFVGFKFTVKKDKTEKSDTVQLLTVKKDEAEGAGGSDGAGDHPEPSRETGEASTPKESELKQSTEKPEGTPGSEETHTEVSPQAESGPAAEEGKDEGEEKQEKEPVKSPDSPTSPVASETASPFKKFFTQGWAGWRKKTSFRKPREDELEASEKKKEQEPEKADAEEQEKPEEPSEKLAASEQPQPQEAPEPAQDARLSAEYEKVELPLEDQAQAPPEEKPAPLATEVFDEKVEIVAEVHVSTAEKETEEQQAQVEEAVESSPPETHAELPEAEPTEEPPKTEEDAGVLGGDLSQPAAPSEDGKAPSTPPEGTVSEVEMLSSQERIKVQGSPLKKLFTSSGLKKLSGKKHKGKRGGGDEESGEQHPSSADSPDSPEEPKGESSASSPEEPEEITCLEKGVADVPPDAEAEEGTTSDGEKKREGVTPWASFKKMVTPKKRVRRLSESDKEDEVDKVDKVKSATLSSTESAASEMQEEVKGNGEEQKPEESKRRVDTSVSWEALICVGSSKKRARKASSSDEEGGPKALGGDSQKPEEAGRDKEAGPDALPPQVQDQGPGASSPEQAGSPSEGEGVSTWESFKRLVTSRKKSKSKLEEKSEDSVAGSGVEPPASDAEPGKEESWVSIRKFIPGRRKKRSDGKQEQAAAEDTGPTEGNEDDSDVPAVVPLSEYDAAEREKTEAQQAEKSGEQPEQRELGKSVVYPVTGAVVDGARAVSSIEERAPSWISASVTEPLEESEDEAKAPTGEVFEREVAEEEASPIVSKTLPGSQEAGDDTLVSEVELMSEAVMAAEATEEATEASGAEETADMVSAVSRLTESPDTTEEATPVQEVEVPDIEDQERRTQEVLQAVAEKVREESQLPDGRGPEDTIQTTHKVESKIPEEVGEAEEDTHRLNLEEEMEVVSKVHVQETDTEALTLGKGIGQATPESLGKVSPGTESAESSELTTTEMVVGVKSETVPEQAVAPDSAETLTESETNGGTPVAEFEAPNIMEQDKIMEIHEDREVASGTQSQVMDDGAVPVLKEMPPAPSSFQSQEDKHSKVEEVLEHTDKEVSVETVHVLSKTEVIQEAGGCADEQGGDEPFVEGPAASADTEVTVGQKQVTEVALEDEVPKEAEFQKGDNIELQSHAKSLPTPVESEMVVHVGREKMEAKPTQVSEESLEQQPAVTVCEELSKQLVQEVTVTVIDGEKEVIRFEESSSLPVQEEVARVEIQVQSSEASLALTAAAVEEKFLGEAIKVIETAETLESADAPSVPEETSSEKDDDLPAQLAEDVVPTRTESQAESTPVIVSVTPEEGIHADLQGDESTSQKRESDEGSEQVGCQEVRVSGTREEDLKAENEVLELETEGSKLVQNVIQAVVDQLGSTEETATDFQIQTLLTETHSQEAGQKIEKEESKLQASGVDEMQTIAAEEESALSTEEPTHPDVSKDVNEALEQMVAMKVESSRVNDQQLEEVTHPTEDEREAPGTASLPEDNGGAGVGERTEKSPLESQEDGEGGAVDDPGNQSSALEDAEATRGSTRESPDTNGPKLKEKGDGQEVKLQEEKVQSKSEKEIKTQTQEETQNQEGEPGTPEPTES encoded by the coding sequence TTGGACAGAGAGAGTCTGAAGATGTGAGTGAAAGAGATTCAGACAAAGAGATGGCTGCTAACTCCGCAGTTGTTCCAGACgtgaaggaggggcaggaggaaatgCCTGAGATAATGGAACAGATCCCTGCCTCCGAAAGCAATTTAGAGGAGCTGACACAGACCGCTGAGCCCCAGGCTAACGATGTGGGATTTAAGAAGGTGTTTAAGTTTGTCGGCTTCAAGTTCACTGTGAAAAAGGACAAGACCGAGAAGTCTGACACTGTCCAGCTCCTCACCGTCAAAAAGGATGAAGCTGAAGGGGCAGGAGGCTCCGACGGGGCTGGTGACCATCCGGAGCCCAGCCGGGAGACAGGGGAGGCCTCAACCCCCAAAGAAAGTGAACTGAAACAGTCCACAGAGAAACCCGAAGGGACGCCCGGAAGCGAGGAGACCCACACAGAAGTCTCTCCCCAAGCTGAGTCTGGCCCAGCAGCCgaggaaggaaaagatgaaggggaagaaaaacaagaaaaagaacctGTGAAATCTCCAGACTCTCCGACTAGTCCAGTGGCCAGCGAAACGGCATCACCCTTCAAAAAATTCTTCACTCAAGGTTGGGCTGGCTGGCGGAAAAAGACCAGTTTTAGGAAGCCTAGGGAGGATGAGCTGGAGGCCTcggagaagaaaaaggaacaagaGCCGGAAAAAGCCGACGCAGAAGAACAGGAAAAGCCGGAAGAGCCCTCCGAGAAGCTGGCAGCTTCTGAGCAGCCGCAACCACAGGAGGCCCCCGAGCCGGCCCAGGATGCCAGGTTGTCGGCAGAATATGAAAAAGTGGAGCTGCCCCTCGAAGACCAAGCGCAGGCCCCTCCCGAAGAGAAACCCGCCCCTTTAGCAACAGAAGTGTTCGATGAAAAAGTCGAGATTGTCGCCGAAGTCCATGTCAGCACTGCGGAGAAGGAAACGGAGGAGCAGCAGGCCCAGGTAGAAGAAGCAGTAGAATCCTCGCCTCCTGAAACCCACGCTGAACTTCCGGAAGCCGAGCCCACGGAGGAGCCGCCGAAGACGGAGGAAGATGCGGGTGTCCTCGGCGGGGACCTCTCCCAGCCGGCAGCACCCAGCGAGGATGGGAAGGCGCCGTCCACACCCCCCGAGGGCACTGTAAGCGAGGTGGAAATGCTGTCATCACAAGAGAGAATTAAGGTGCAAGGAAGCCCTTTAAAGAAACTGTTCACTAGCAGTGGCTTAAAAAAGCTTTCTGGAAAGAAACACAAAGGGAAGAGAGGCGGAGGAGATGAGGAGTCAGGGGAGCAGCACCCAAGTTCGGCAGATTCCCCGGACAGTCCTGAGGAACCGAAGGGCGAGAGCTCGGCTTCGTCCCCCGAGGAGCCCGAGGAGATCACGTGTCTGGAGAAGGGCGTGGCCGACGTGCCCCCGGACGCAGAGGCGGAGGAAGGGACCACTTCGGacggagagaaaaagagggaaggtGTCACCCCCTGGGCATCTTTCAAAAAGATGGTGACGCCCAAGAAACGGGTGAGAAGGCTCTCTGAAAGTGATAAGGAGGACGAGGTGGACAAGGTGGACAAGGTCAAGAGCGCCACCCTGTCTTCCACGGAGAGCGCAGCCtcggaaatgcaggaagaggtGAAAGGGAACGGGGAGGAGCAGAAGCCGGAAGAGTCGAAGCGCAGGGTTGACACCTCGGTGTCCTGGGAAGCGTTAATTTGTGTGGGGTCATCCAAGAAAAGAGCAAGAAAAGCCTCTTCCTCCGACGAGGAAGGGGGCCCCAAAGCCCTGGGAGGAGACAGCCAGAAACCAGAGGAAGCAGGAAGAGACAAAGAGGCGGGGCCAGACGCGCTCCCGCCCCAAGTCCAGGATCAAGGACCAGGAGCTTCCTCCCCCGAGCAGGCCGGCAGCCCCTCCGAAGGGGAGGGAGTTTCCACCTGGGAGTCCTTTAAAAGATTAGTCACCTCGAGAAAAAAGTCCAAGtcaaaactggaagagaaaagcGAAGACTCGGTAGCTGGATCTGGCGTAGAACCTCCAGCCTCAGATGCTGAACCGGGGAAAGAAGAGTCTTGGGTTTCCATTAGGAAGTTTATTCCCGGACGAAGGAAGAAAAGGTCAGATGGGAAACAGGAGCAAGCCGCGGCTGAAGATACAGGGCCGACGGAGGGCAACGAAGACGATTCCGACGTCCCGGCCGTGGTACCTTTGTCCGAGTACGATGCGGCGGAAAGGGAGAAAACCGAAGCCCAGCAGGCCGAGAAAAGTGGGGAGCAGCCCGAGCAGAGGGAGCTCGGTAAGAGCGTGGTCTACCCGGTGACCGGCGCTGTGGTTGACGGCGCAAGGGCCGTTAGCAGCATCGAAGAAAGGGCGCCTTCTTGGATCTCTGCCTCAGTGACAGAACCTCTTGAAGAATCAGAAGACGAAGCGAAAGCACCAACTGGAGAGGTGTTTGAAAGAGAAGTCGCTGAGGAGGAGGCTTCCCCCATCGTTTCCAAAACTCTGCCGGGGAGCCAGGAGGCTGGTGATGACACGCTCGTCAGTGAGGTGGAACTGATGTCTGAAGCCGTGATGGCCGCAGAAGCTACGGAGGAAGCAACAGAAGCCTCTGGGGCTGAAGAGACCGCCGACATGGTTTCAGCTGTTTCCCGGTTAACCGAATCTCCCGACACCACAGAGGAAGCAACCCCGGTTCAGGAGGTGGAGGTGCCAGACATAGAAGACCAAGAGAGGCGGACTCAGGAGGTGCTGCAGGCAGTTGCAGAAAAAGTTCGAGAAGAATCCCAGCTGCCTGATGGCAGAGGGCCGGAAGACACCATCCAGACAACGCACAAGGTCGAATCAAAAATCCCCGAGGAGGTGGGAGAAGCAGAAGAGGATACTCACAGGCTGAATCTGGAGGAAGAGATGGAGGTTGTCTCGAAAGTACATGTACAGGAAACTGACACTGAGGCTCTGACCCTAGGGAAGGGAATTGGACAGGCCACCCCAGAAAGCTTGGGGAAGGTTTCTCCAGGCACAGAGAGTGCAGAGTCCAGTGAGCTTACAACCACAGAAATGGTGGTTGGGGTAAAATCAGAGACTGTTCCAGAACAGGCTGTTGCTCCTGACTCAGCTGAAACCCTTACGGAGAGTGAGACCAATGGAGGCACCCCAGTAGCAGAGTTTGAAGCTCCAAATATAATGGAGCAGGACAAGATCATGGAAATCCATGAAGACCGGGAGGTTGCATCTGGTACCCAATCCCAGGTCATGGACGATGGGGCAGTTCCTGTGCTGAAAGAGATGCCTCCAGCACCTTCCAGTTTTCAGTCCCAGGAAGACAAACATTCAAAAGTGGAAGAGGTTCTAGAACATACAGATAAAGAGGTATCAGTGGAAACTGTACACGTTCTTTCAAAGACTGAGGTGATTCAGGAGGCTGGAGGATGTGCTGACGAGCAAGGTGGAGACGAACCATTTGTCGAAGGACCTGCAGCGTCTGCTGACACAGAAGTAACAGTCGGTCAGAAACAGGTCACTGAAGTTGCCCTTGAGGACGAAGTTCCCAAAGAAGCTGAGTTTCAAAAAGGTGATAATATTGAACTCCAGAGTCATGCTAAGTCTCTTCCAACCCCAGTGGAGAGTGAGATGGTAGTTCACGTAGGAagggagaaaatggaagcaaAACCCACCCAAGTGAGTGAAGAGAGTCTTGAGCAACAGCCAGCTGTTACCGTCTGTGAAGAGCTCAGTAAGCAGCTGGTGCAGGAGGTTACCGTAACCGTCATAGACGGGGAAAAGGAAGTTATCCGCTTTGAAGAAAGTTCTTCTCTGCCCGTTCAAGAGGAAGTGGCACGTGTGGAAATTCAGGTGCAGAGCTCTGAGGCATCATTAGCTCTAACAGCTGCAGCAGTGGAGGAGAAGTTCTTAGGAGAAGCTATCAAGGTTATAGAAACAGCAGAAACTTTGGAATCTGCAGATGCACCTTCAGTACCAGAAGAAACATCCTCTGAAAAAGATGATGACCTCCCTGCTCAGCTGGCAGAAGACGTAGTGCCCACAAGGACTGAATCTCAGGCAGAATCAACACCGGTGATCGTATCTGTTACCCCCGAAGAGGGCATCCATGCTGACCTCCAAGGCGACGAAAGCACATCACAGAAAAGGGAGTCAGATGAAGGCAGTGAGCAGGTTGGTTGTCAGGAAGTCAGGGTGAGTGGAACAAGAGAGGAAGATTTAAAGGCAGAAAATGAGGTTTTGGAACTTGAGACTGAGGGCAGCAAACTCGTACAGAACGTCATTCAGGCAGTTGTTGACCAGCTGGGAAGTACCGAAGAAACAGCCACCGATTTCCAGATCCAGACTCTACTGACAGAAACCCACAGCCAGGAAGCAGGGCAGAaaattgagaaggaagaaagcaaactTCAGGCCTCTGGAGTGGATGAAATGCAAACCATCGCCGCCGAAGAGGAGTCTGCGCTAAGCACTGAGGAGCCCACACATCCAGATGTTTCCAAAGATGTGAATGAAGCTTTGGAGCAGATGGTAGCCATGAAGGTAGAAAGTTCCAGAGTAAATGACCAGCAGCTTGAAGAGGTGACTCACCCAACTGAGGATGAGAGAGAGGCCCCTGGAACAGCGTCTTTGCCAGAAGACAATGGAGGTGCCGGGGTtggagaaagaacagagaagtCCCCGCTTGAATCCCAGGAAGATGGAGAAGGTGGTGCTGTGGATGACCCTGGGAACCAAAGCTCAGCCCTGGAAGATGCTGAGGCCACCAGGGGCTCAACCAGAGAGTCCCCGGATACAAATGGACCCAAACTGAAAGAGAAGGGAGATGGCCAGGAAGTcaaattacaggaagaaaaagtgCAGAgcaagtcagaaaaagaaatcaaaacacaaaCACAGGAGGAGACACAGAACCAAGAGGGAGAACCAGGAACACCTGAACCCACAGAATCCTAA